One Chitinophagaceae bacterium C216 genomic window carries:
- the nahK gene encoding N-acetylhexosamine 1-kinase yields the protein MKILEDVLALYKLDARNFRINAIGTGLINNTWVVENDSEKYILQKINNAVFKDPFLIADNIDKIEQFLKTSNREYFFIPLMKTATGLSMVQINDDLYFRMFPFIPDSHTLDVVETPDQAFEAAKQFGQFTKVLSGFDINTLNITLPHFHDLSLRYNQFIEALQKGNTERIRETSALIDTLKKHVGIVEEYNNIIHNPGFKLRVTHHDTKISNVLFDKQGKGICVIDLDTVMPGYFISDMGDMMRTYLSPVSEEESDFSKIEIRDEFYNAIVEGYNYYMNDELTEVEKRYMLYSGKFMIYMQALRFLTDYLLDDVYYGARYEGHNYIRAQNQSILLQKLIEKETLIAS from the coding sequence ATGAAAATATTGGAGGACGTGCTAGCTCTTTATAAGCTCGACGCGAGGAATTTTCGTATAAACGCTATCGGAACAGGTCTGATTAATAATACGTGGGTTGTGGAAAATGACTCGGAGAAATATATTCTTCAAAAGATTAATAATGCCGTTTTTAAGGACCCTTTTTTAATTGCAGACAATATCGATAAGATAGAGCAGTTTCTTAAAACATCTAATAGGGAGTATTTTTTTATCCCTCTTATGAAGACAGCGACGGGCTTGTCTATGGTGCAAATAAATGACGACCTGTATTTTCGAATGTTCCCCTTCATCCCCGATAGCCATACCTTGGATGTAGTAGAAACACCCGACCAGGCATTTGAAGCAGCCAAACAATTTGGTCAGTTCACTAAAGTTTTGTCCGGCTTCGACATCAACACCTTAAATATTACCTTACCCCATTTCCATGATCTTTCGCTTAGATATAATCAATTTATAGAGGCGCTTCAAAAAGGCAATACCGAACGCATTCGCGAAACATCAGCACTTATAGATACTTTAAAGAAACATGTTGGCATTGTAGAGGAGTATAATAATATCATACACAATCCGGGTTTTAAGCTGAGAGTGACACACCACGATACTAAAATTAGCAACGTATTGTTTGATAAACAGGGAAAAGGGATTTGCGTGATAGACCTCGATACCGTTATGCCCGGGTATTTTATAAGCGATATGGGTGATATGATGCGCACCTATTTGAGCCCGGTGAGCGAGGAAGAGTCCGATTTTAGTAAAATAGAAATTCGAGATGAGTTCTATAATGCCATTGTGGAAGGATATAATTATTACATGAATGATGAACTTACGGAGGTTGAAAAACGATACATGTTATACTCTGGTAAGTTCATGATATATATGCAGGCACTGCGTTTTCTTACCGATTATTTACTGGACGATGTGTATTATGGGGCTCGCTATGAGGGACATAATTATATCAGAGCCCAAAACCAAAGTATTTTGTTGCAAAAGCTCATCGAAAAAGAAACCCTAATTGCTTCCTGA
- a CDS encoding Formate dehydrogenase, mitochondrial, with product MSYTIKTLNKISPKGLSKFGEGYVLDDNAANPDAILVRSASLHEVEFPESLLSIARAGAGVNNIPIDKCAEKGIVVFNTPGANANAVKELAIAAMLISSRKIVDGINWANSLTENVAKEVEKGKAQFVGPEIEGKVLGVIGLGAIGVLISNAAVNLGMEVLGYDPYISIDAAWGLSRGVKKAPDLKTIFEQADYITLHMPYNEKTKGTLNAAAFAQMKDGVRIINLSRGELVVDEDVLAAIESGKVSTYVTDFPNEKLINKPGVITIPHLGASTPESEDNCAEMAAKQTKLYLETGNIKNSVNFPNCEMPMSGVQRITIAHRNVPNMVGQISTALADAKLNIEHMINNSRGDYAYTIIDLENKATDDSLARIKAIEGVLRVRVI from the coding sequence ATGAGCTATACCATAAAAACTTTAAATAAAATCTCTCCCAAAGGCCTCAGTAAATTTGGGGAAGGATATGTATTAGATGACAATGCTGCTAATCCGGATGCGATTCTGGTAAGAAGCGCGTCTTTGCATGAAGTGGAGTTTCCAGAATCCTTATTGAGTATTGCCCGTGCCGGAGCAGGTGTAAATAATATTCCTATTGATAAATGTGCCGAAAAAGGTATTGTGGTGTTTAATACACCTGGTGCCAATGCCAATGCTGTAAAGGAACTGGCTATTGCGGCTATGCTGATTTCTTCTAGAAAAATTGTAGACGGCATCAACTGGGCCAATTCTCTTACTGAGAACGTAGCTAAAGAAGTAGAGAAAGGAAAAGCTCAGTTTGTAGGGCCGGAAATTGAAGGAAAAGTACTGGGGGTTATCGGATTGGGTGCGATTGGAGTACTTATTTCCAATGCTGCAGTAAATTTAGGTATGGAGGTGCTGGGATACGACCCCTACATCTCTATTGATGCTGCATGGGGACTGTCCAGAGGAGTGAAAAAGGCTCCTGACCTAAAAACTATATTTGAGCAAGCAGATTATATTACCCTGCATATGCCGTACAACGAGAAAACAAAAGGCACACTGAATGCGGCTGCCTTTGCTCAGATGAAAGACGGCGTACGCATTATCAACCTGTCCCGCGGTGAACTGGTAGTGGATGAGGATGTCTTGGCTGCCATCGAAAGCGGAAAGGTGAGTACATATGTTACCGACTTCCCCAATGAAAAATTGATTAATAAACCTGGTGTGATTACCATTCCTCACCTAGGTGCTTCTACTCCTGAGTCGGAAGATAACTGTGCCGAAATGGCCGCTAAGCAAACAAAGCTTTATCTGGAAACCGGAAATATTAAAAATTCGGTGAATTTCCCTAATTGTGAAATGCCGATGTCAGGTGTGCAACGCATCACCATTGCGCATAGAAACGTTCCTAACATGGTGGGACAGATTTCTACTGCTCTAGCAGATGCAAAGTTGAATATCGAGCATATGATTAATAATAGTCGTGGGGACTACGCTTATACCATCATTGATCTGGAAAATAAAGCAACTGATGATAGTTTGGCCAGAATCAAAGCTATTGAGGGTGTATTGCGTGTGCGTGTGATCTAA
- the cytR_2 gene encoding HTH-type transcriptional repressor CytR: MSDIPTIKEIAKRLNVSVSTVSRALNDHPRIGLKTKQAVKELAQQLNYEPNPKAIFFKQKRSYVIGVILPLIAEDFFSKSISAIEDLAMEHGYTILFGQSHDSIKKEKTVIEAMVKQRIDGLLISLSKETNKYDHLTALKKYNIPVVYFDRVPPLDNVNKVYCSLFDGTAEMIDWLFKQGRKRIALINGPDELAASKERLKGYIEGISKRKLKVDMQMVEKTDLSEQGTHEALNKLLSLKKRPDAIISFNDYVHLDTVKYAQEKGILVNKDILFASYANISVNKYTAHPPIVSLDQYPYEQGRLAMNILIDILEKKQSDDTEETSFFQKELKGTLVYS; the protein is encoded by the coding sequence ATGAGCGATATACCAACAATAAAAGAAATAGCGAAACGCTTAAATGTTTCAGTTTCTACCGTATCCAGAGCATTGAATGACCACCCACGCATTGGGTTAAAAACGAAGCAGGCTGTAAAGGAATTGGCGCAGCAACTTAATTACGAGCCCAATCCCAAAGCCATCTTCTTTAAGCAAAAAAGGAGTTATGTAATTGGGGTAATACTCCCCCTTATTGCTGAAGATTTTTTTTCGAAGAGCATCAGTGCCATTGAAGATCTAGCAATGGAACATGGCTATACCATCCTATTCGGACAAAGTCATGACAGCATCAAAAAAGAAAAAACGGTGATAGAAGCAATGGTCAAACAGCGCATTGACGGGTTGCTCATATCGCTTTCAAAAGAAACCAATAAATACGACCATCTCACCGCATTAAAAAAATATAATATACCAGTAGTATATTTCGACAGAGTTCCTCCATTAGATAATGTAAACAAAGTTTATTGCAGTTTATTCGATGGAACTGCGGAGATGATAGACTGGCTCTTCAAACAAGGCCGAAAACGTATTGCACTTATCAACGGTCCCGATGAACTGGCAGCTAGTAAAGAACGCCTAAAGGGCTATATTGAAGGCATATCCAAACGAAAATTAAAAGTGGATATGCAGATGGTAGAAAAGACCGATCTTTCGGAACAAGGCACGCACGAAGCACTAAACAAGCTGCTGAGCCTAAAAAAAAGACCTGATGCCATAATTAGCTTTAACGACTATGTGCATTTGGATACCGTAAAATATGCGCAGGAAAAAGGCATATTAGTAAACAAAGATATCCTTTTTGCCAGCTATGCTAATATTTCTGTCAATAAATACACCGCTCATCCTCCCATAGTATCACTGGACCAATACCCTTATGAACAAGGTCGCTTGGCAATGAACATCCTTATTGATATTTTGGAAAAAAAGCAATCTGATGACACAGAAGAGACATCCTTCTTTCAAAAAGAACTTAAAGGCACTTTAGTATATAGTTAA
- the rnk gene encoding Regulator of nucleoside diphosphate kinase translates to MDNKWILLDEDHKLITKALESDPKFKSLSEADQQKVLDRLSAATVVSAYDFPNTVSRLYDTITLREIQTRKNLTLKLVPPEESNENIYRISVLTPLGMRLMGVQKGDGIFWTTGKKRRQYVVLNITNAVYV, encoded by the coding sequence ATGGATAACAAATGGATACTTCTCGATGAAGATCACAAACTCATTACAAAAGCGCTAGAATCTGACCCTAAATTCAAATCGCTAAGCGAAGCAGACCAACAAAAAGTGCTAGATAGGCTTTCTGCTGCAACAGTCGTATCCGCTTACGATTTTCCTAATACCGTTTCACGTCTTTATGATACTATTACGCTAAGAGAGATACAAACTAGGAAAAATCTAACATTAAAATTAGTTCCACCGGAGGAAAGCAATGAAAATATCTACAGAATATCGGTTTTAACACCTTTGGGAATGCGGCTTATGGGTGTGCAAAAAGGTGATGGTATTTTCTGGACTACAGGCAAAAAACGAAGGCAATATGTGGTATTGAATATTACCAACGCAGTTTACGTATAA
- the serC gene encoding Phosphoserine aminotransferase codes for MQRVYNFSAGPSALPEEVLKKAQSELLCYGTSGMSVMELSHRSKDFIAIFESAESLLRELMRVPDNYKILFLQGGASSQFAMVPLNLMNKNKKADYVNTGTWSTKAIKEAKRYGTINVVASSEDKTFSYIPELDPSKFDKDADYFHITTNNTIYGTRYATLPDTGNVPLVADMSSDILSKPYDVSKFGLIYAGAQKNLGPAGVTVVIVREDLVGNAMEFTPTMFNYKVHIDSDGMYNTPPTFGIYIMGLVLQWVKEQGGVEALEKINNEKANTLYNFLDESSLFKSTVKGKDRSIMNIPFVTGNEELDAKFIKEATAAGFVQLKGHRSVGGMRASIYNATPLEAVQKLVEFMKKFEMENK; via the coding sequence ATGCAAAGAGTTTACAATTTTTCAGCCGGCCCTTCTGCTCTTCCGGAAGAGGTTTTAAAGAAAGCACAAAGCGAGTTGCTGTGCTATGGTACAAGTGGTATGAGCGTAATGGAATTGAGCCATCGCTCGAAGGACTTTATAGCCATTTTTGAGTCGGCAGAAAGTTTATTGAGAGAATTGATGCGTGTGCCGGACAATTACAAGATATTATTTCTACAAGGGGGCGCTTCATCGCAGTTTGCGATGGTACCGCTGAACTTGATGAATAAAAATAAAAAAGCGGATTATGTAAACACAGGTACTTGGTCTACAAAAGCTATTAAGGAGGCAAAGCGTTATGGTACAATAAACGTGGTAGCTTCTTCAGAAGATAAAACCTTCAGCTATATTCCTGAGCTGGATCCTTCTAAATTTGATAAGGATGCGGATTATTTCCATATTACTACCAACAACACTATTTATGGAACTCGTTATGCCACCTTACCGGATACCGGCAATGTTCCGTTGGTAGCAGATATGTCTTCTGATATTTTGTCTAAACCATATGATGTTTCCAAGTTCGGCCTTATTTATGCCGGAGCTCAGAAAAATCTGGGACCTGCAGGTGTGACTGTGGTAATCGTAAGGGAAGACCTAGTAGGAAATGCTATGGAATTCACACCTACCATGTTCAACTATAAAGTGCATATTGATAGTGATGGTATGTACAATACCCCGCCCACATTTGGAATTTATATCATGGGCCTAGTATTGCAATGGGTAAAAGAACAGGGAGGTGTTGAAGCATTGGAAAAAATCAATAATGAAAAAGCCAACACACTTTATAATTTCCTAGACGAGTCTTCGCTCTTTAAGAGTACTGTAAAAGGTAAAGATCGTTCTATCATGAATATTCCTTTCGTTACCGGTAATGAAGAGTTGGATGCTAAGTTTATTAAAGAAGCTACAGCTGCCGGATTTGTACAACTGAAAGGACACCGTAGCGTAGGGGGTATGCGCGCCAGCATTTATAATGCTACCCCGCTGGAAGCAGTACAGAAGCTGGTGGAATTCATGAAGAAATTTGAAATGGAGAATAAATAA
- the entS gene encoding Enterobactin exporter EntS — MANINVPEVQITNDPFAAVRIPEYRNLMIGRFTFVMAMRMITTVVGWWIYQLTKDPLAIGLIGLSEVIPALSLALYSGHRVDIKDKRKLILQGISGYFMAALVLFSLSTETVQEFLHTRHITWFIYGVFFFTGMLRSFVGPCFTAMIATIVPKNLLQNATTWNQGMWLSASVTGHAVGGFLIALVGISNTLIVICGLISLSLIFLFQLKPKPPLVLHGAEKATWESIKEGLAFVFQTKALLAAMALDMFAVLFGGAVAMIPVFASDILKVGPKGFGWLNAATDIGAIIIVVILTLWPMKKAQGKKMLLAVAGFGTCIILFGLSKWFWLSFAVLVVAGILDGISVVVRGTVIQLLTPDHMRGRVSSVSGMFVLSSNELGQFESGVMSRLLGVIPSVIVGGCMTVAVVITTWFKAPSLRKFEY, encoded by the coding sequence ATGGCAAATATAAACGTTCCTGAAGTTCAGATAACCAATGACCCTTTTGCGGCTGTTCGCATTCCCGAATATCGAAACCTTATGATTGGCCGCTTCACTTTTGTGATGGCTATGCGGATGATTACAACAGTGGTGGGTTGGTGGATTTATCAGCTCACTAAAGACCCCTTAGCCATCGGATTGATTGGCCTTTCCGAAGTAATTCCTGCCCTTTCACTGGCTTTATATTCAGGTCACAGGGTTGATATTAAAGATAAACGCAAACTTATCCTGCAAGGTATATCGGGGTACTTTATGGCCGCACTCGTATTATTCTCTCTTTCTACAGAAACCGTACAGGAATTTCTTCATACGCGTCATATCACATGGTTTATTTACGGGGTTTTCTTTTTTACCGGCATGTTGCGATCTTTTGTGGGGCCCTGCTTTACGGCCATGATCGCTACTATTGTCCCCAAAAATCTTTTACAGAACGCCACAACATGGAATCAGGGGATGTGGCTTTCTGCATCTGTAACTGGGCATGCCGTAGGAGGATTTTTAATTGCTCTAGTAGGCATTAGCAATACACTTATTGTAATATGCGGCCTTATTAGCCTAAGTCTTATTTTTCTTTTTCAACTGAAACCCAAACCACCCTTGGTACTGCATGGCGCCGAAAAAGCGACCTGGGAAAGTATTAAAGAGGGACTGGCTTTTGTATTTCAGACAAAGGCCTTACTGGCTGCCATGGCATTGGACATGTTTGCCGTTCTGTTTGGAGGTGCTGTAGCGATGATTCCTGTATTTGCCAGTGATATCTTAAAAGTAGGACCCAAAGGTTTTGGATGGTTGAATGCCGCCACCGATATTGGTGCTATCATTATTGTGGTGATATTAACGTTATGGCCCATGAAGAAAGCGCAGGGAAAGAAAATGCTTTTGGCCGTAGCCGGCTTTGGTACTTGCATTATTCTGTTCGGCTTATCGAAATGGTTCTGGCTATCTTTTGCTGTATTGGTAGTAGCCGGCATCCTAGATGGCATCAGTGTGGTAGTGCGTGGTACGGTAATACAATTACTGACTCCCGATCACATGCGAGGACGCGTGAGTAGTGTAAGCGGTATGTTTGTATTGAGCAGTAATGAGCTGGGACAGTTTGAAAGTGGTGTTATGTCACGACTATTAGGAGTGATTCCTTCAGTAATAGTGGGAGGCTGTATGACTGTGGCCGTAGTAATTACTACATGGTTTAAAGCTCCTTCACTACGAAAATTTGAATACTAA
- the mpdB_2 gene encoding 2-methyl-1,2-propanediol dehydrogenase has protein sequence MPDIQIKKQQKKYDVVIVGSGAGGGMAAYVLANAGLSVCMLEAGPMYDPQKEIYQLKKPWDSPRRGRATKYRPFGDFDACYGGWEIEGEPYTKAPGTEWEWFRARMLGGRTNHWGRISLRFGPKDFKGYSHDGVGVDWPIGYEDVKPYYDKIDRLIGIFGSYENLPNDPDGIFLPPPKPRLHELFIKQGAQKAGIPVIPSRLSILTKKINDDRGACFFCAQCGRNCSIAKADFSSSNVLIYPALKTGNLDVIANAMAREVLTNEEGLATGVSYVNKEDLLEYQVYGRVVILAASACETARLLLNSKSPRHPNGLANSSNVVGKYLQDSTGVAVGGYLPQLFGRKRYNEDGVGGMHVYTPWWLDGKKLDFPRGYHIEYWGGFGQPSYGFGMGIQNLNGKYEVNGKKKEAGGYGASLKEDQRYFYGASVGMGGRGEAIAFEHNYCEIDPNVVDKYGIPVLRFNVKHSEYEIKQAKHMTETFLEIMHNMGAVVTYGADNGPHNNWGLDKPGYIIHEAGTARMGNDPKTSVLNKWSQAHDVKNLFCVDGSQFPSQANKNITWTILALSMRASEYIIDEMKKQNL, from the coding sequence ATGCCGGATATACAGATCAAAAAACAGCAGAAAAAATACGATGTTGTTATCGTAGGTTCAGGTGCTGGCGGCGGTATGGCTGCATATGTACTTGCGAATGCAGGTTTAAGTGTATGCATGCTCGAAGCCGGCCCGATGTATGACCCTCAGAAAGAAATTTATCAGCTGAAAAAACCATGGGATTCACCTCGCCGAGGCAGAGCTACCAAATACAGACCCTTTGGTGACTTTGATGCCTGCTATGGCGGATGGGAAATTGAAGGAGAGCCTTATACCAAAGCTCCCGGAACAGAATGGGAATGGTTCCGCGCTCGTATGCTAGGCGGACGTACCAACCACTGGGGACGAATCTCCCTGCGTTTCGGTCCAAAAGACTTTAAGGGCTATAGCCATGATGGTGTAGGTGTTGACTGGCCCATCGGATATGAAGACGTAAAACCGTATTACGATAAAATCGATCGGTTGATCGGAATTTTCGGTAGTTATGAGAACTTGCCTAATGACCCGGACGGCATTTTTCTACCACCTCCTAAACCCAGGCTCCATGAGCTGTTTATAAAACAGGGCGCTCAGAAGGCCGGTATTCCTGTAATACCTTCACGTCTTTCCATCCTTACCAAAAAGATTAATGATGATAGAGGCGCCTGCTTCTTCTGTGCGCAATGTGGGCGAAACTGTAGTATTGCCAAAGCCGACTTCTCCTCCTCTAATGTATTAATCTATCCAGCCCTAAAAACAGGTAATCTAGACGTAATTGCCAACGCCATGGCGCGTGAAGTACTTACTAATGAAGAAGGCTTGGCTACCGGTGTGTCTTATGTAAATAAGGAAGATTTACTGGAATATCAGGTATATGGCCGCGTGGTAATTCTGGCAGCCAGTGCCTGTGAAACTGCAAGGCTATTACTCAACTCCAAATCACCACGTCATCCTAATGGCTTGGCCAATAGTAGCAACGTGGTAGGAAAATATCTCCAAGATAGTACCGGAGTTGCCGTAGGAGGATATCTGCCTCAGCTCTTCGGCAGAAAACGTTACAACGAAGATGGTGTTGGTGGGATGCACGTATATACCCCCTGGTGGCTCGATGGTAAAAAACTGGATTTCCCACGTGGTTACCACATCGAATACTGGGGAGGTTTCGGACAGCCCTCTTATGGCTTTGGTATGGGCATTCAAAATCTGAATGGAAAATATGAAGTAAATGGTAAAAAGAAAGAAGCCGGAGGATACGGCGCTTCTCTGAAGGAAGACCAACGTTACTTTTATGGTGCAAGTGTAGGAATGGGTGGACGCGGCGAAGCCATTGCCTTCGAACACAATTATTGCGAAATCGACCCCAATGTAGTGGATAAATACGGTATTCCGGTGTTGCGCTTCAATGTTAAACATAGCGAATATGAAATCAAACAAGCGAAACACATGACCGAGACCTTCTTGGAAATTATGCACAACATGGGAGCCGTTGTAACTTACGGAGCCGACAATGGACCACACAATAACTGGGGACTCGATAAACCCGGTTATATCATTCACGAAGCAGGTACAGCGCGTATGGGTAACGATCCCAAAACCTCAGTGCTCAATAAATGGAGCCAGGCTCATGACGTGAAAAACCTGTTCTGTGTAGATGGTAGCCAGTTCCCCTCACAAGCCAACAAGAACATTACTTGGACCATTTTGGCCCTGAGTATGAGAGCAAGTGAGTACATTATCGATGAAATGAAAAAACAAAATTTATAA
- the dnaG gene encoding DNA primase, with translation MISQNTIQEILSRINIVDVVGEFVKLKKRGVNYLGLCPFHNEKTPSFTVSPTKEIYKCFGCGKSGNAISFIMEHEKYSYAEALKWLAAKYGIEVEETFVSQEQKDLYQTADSLFIINNFAEKFFTNTLFNTDEGRDIGLSYFKERGFREATIEKFRLGYAPEARTAFTDEALKNQFNKELLLKTGLIVERNGSLQDNYRGRVIFPIHNQSGKVLGFGARILKANDKAPKYINTPENEIYVKSKILYGFYFARQAMDKADECLLVEGYTDVVSLHQAGIENVVASGGTSLTLDQLRLIKKITNNLTIIYDGDSAGVKAALRGLDLALEEGLNVKLVLIPDNEDPDSYVNKVGASAFIDFVQKNKKDFILFQLELALKDIGNDPVKKSELVNKIAESISRINKAEDFTKQQDYIKQSADILHIDEAGLHALVNKYIRDRLAVQEKKAATTAPDPTALAQAEASNYDDATFDLLFKDQLQEKELARVLLEHGHKPWDEQTRIADYIFNEIDELEFEDQQVAKLIQAIKELLQTRPELFNEKYFIYHSDKELSALAVSLLNHPYDESPRWVEIVGENMGYQDTLFQQDFDSFVRTLAQGNQEELNRYKLISEDRTKDKVISALQYLKLKKIKRMLLQNQQDMEADKTYEKFPELHFIHKSLKDMERKITESLGTVILQ, from the coding sequence TTGATTTCACAAAATACCATACAGGAAATTTTATCCCGCATCAATATTGTGGATGTGGTAGGAGAATTTGTGAAACTCAAAAAACGAGGCGTCAATTATCTGGGACTTTGTCCCTTTCACAACGAAAAAACACCTTCATTTACCGTCTCTCCCACTAAAGAAATTTATAAATGCTTCGGCTGTGGTAAAAGCGGCAATGCCATCAGCTTCATCATGGAGCATGAAAAATACAGCTATGCCGAAGCTCTAAAATGGTTAGCAGCCAAATATGGTATTGAGGTCGAAGAAACTTTTGTAAGCCAAGAGCAGAAAGACCTATACCAGACAGCTGATAGTTTATTCATTATCAACAACTTTGCCGAAAAGTTCTTCACTAATACTTTATTTAATACCGACGAGGGCCGTGATATTGGCTTAAGTTATTTCAAGGAAAGAGGATTTCGCGAAGCAACCATAGAAAAGTTCCGATTGGGATATGCTCCGGAGGCTCGTACCGCCTTTACAGATGAAGCCCTCAAGAATCAATTCAACAAGGAACTACTTTTAAAAACCGGCCTCATAGTAGAGCGCAACGGCTCCCTTCAGGATAATTATCGCGGTCGCGTCATCTTCCCTATTCACAACCAAAGCGGCAAGGTATTGGGTTTTGGAGCCCGCATACTTAAAGCCAATGACAAGGCCCCCAAATACATCAATACGCCGGAAAACGAGATTTACGTTAAAAGTAAAATCCTTTATGGATTCTATTTTGCGCGCCAGGCTATGGATAAGGCCGATGAATGTCTATTGGTGGAAGGTTATACCGACGTGGTTTCGTTGCATCAGGCCGGAATTGAAAACGTAGTAGCTTCCGGTGGTACATCACTCACCCTCGACCAATTAAGGCTGATAAAGAAAATCACTAATAATCTCACCATTATTTACGACGGCGATAGTGCCGGTGTAAAAGCGGCCCTGCGCGGATTAGATCTAGCCTTGGAGGAAGGCTTGAATGTGAAACTGGTGCTAATCCCCGATAATGAAGACCCCGATAGCTATGTAAACAAGGTAGGCGCCTCAGCCTTTATCGATTTTGTTCAAAAGAATAAAAAAGACTTTATCCTATTCCAGCTGGAACTGGCCCTTAAAGATATCGGCAACGATCCCGTTAAAAAATCGGAGCTAGTAAATAAGATCGCCGAATCCATTTCCCGTATTAATAAGGCGGAAGACTTTACCAAGCAACAGGATTATATCAAACAATCAGCAGATATACTGCATATCGACGAAGCAGGATTGCATGCCCTAGTGAACAAATACATCCGCGACCGTTTGGCCGTACAGGAAAAGAAGGCTGCTACTACAGCACCTGACCCCACAGCCCTGGCTCAGGCCGAAGCCAGTAATTATGACGATGCCACTTTTGACTTGTTATTTAAAGACCAATTACAGGAAAAAGAGCTGGCCCGCGTATTGCTGGAACATGGGCATAAACCTTGGGACGAACAAACAAGAATAGCCGATTACATTTTTAATGAAATCGATGAGCTGGAGTTTGAAGATCAACAGGTGGCTAAGTTGATACAAGCTATAAAGGAACTATTGCAAACCCGCCCGGAACTGTTTAACGAAAAATATTTTATTTATCATTCAGATAAAGAGTTGAGTGCACTAGCCGTATCATTGCTCAATCATCCCTACGACGAAAGTCCACGGTGGGTAGAAATTGTAGGCGAAAATATGGGCTATCAGGACACCTTATTTCAACAAGACTTTGACAGCTTTGTACGCACGCTTGCACAAGGCAATCAAGAAGAATTAAACCGCTATAAGCTCATTTCGGAAGATCGCACAAAAGACAAAGTGATCTCCGCCCTGCAATATCTAAAGTTGAAAAAGATTAAACGCATGTTGTTGCAAAACCAGCAGGATATGGAAGCTGATAAAACTTATGAGAAATTTCCTGAGCTGCACTTCATTCACAAGTCACTTAAAGATATGGAACGTAAAATCACAGAATCGTTGGGCACCGTGATATTGCAATAA
- the dgk gene encoding Deoxyguanosine kinase: MKYEFITIEGNIGAGKTTLATLLSKHYNARLVLESFADNPFLPKFYENPKQYAFPLELFFMAERYKQLQELLIQKNIFQQITISDYLFTKSLLFAKVTLSEDEYKLYQRIFEIVQQNLIMPQLLIYLHAPVRKLQQNIKKRQREYEQNIPDDYLLNVQEAYLQYIRLLHIPVLLVDASEADFLTNEKHLQIIYDALEREYEPGIYPIYL, translated from the coding sequence TTGAAATACGAATTTATTACAATAGAAGGCAATATCGGTGCCGGCAAGACAACCCTAGCTACACTGCTCAGCAAGCATTACAATGCCCGGCTGGTACTGGAATCTTTTGCTGACAACCCTTTTCTCCCAAAATTCTATGAAAATCCTAAACAATATGCATTTCCGCTGGAACTCTTCTTTATGGCAGAACGCTACAAACAACTGCAAGAACTGTTAATACAGAAGAATATATTTCAGCAGATAACCATCAGCGATTACCTATTTACCAAATCACTTTTGTTTGCAAAAGTTACTTTATCAGAGGATGAATATAAGCTTTACCAGCGCATTTTTGAGATTGTTCAACAAAACCTCATTATGCCGCAACTATTAATTTATCTGCATGCGCCTGTAAGAAAGCTACAGCAGAACATTAAAAAACGGCAGCGAGAATATGAACAAAATATACCAGACGATTATCTATTGAACGTACAAGAAGCTTATCTGCAATATATTCGACTACTCCACATTCCGGTATTGCTGGTAGATGCCTCCGAAGCTGATTTTTTGACTAACGAAAAACACTTACAGATCATCTACGATGCACTGGAACGCGAATACGAGCCTGGTATATATCCTATCTATTTGTAA
- the dgkA gene encoding Undecaprenol kinase, translating to MSSRFSISRFRKSLCYAWAGLKTALRSEQNLRFHLIATVAAMILSFVVSLSRVEFALIIICIGLVLVAELVNTAIEKLCDKIAPSLDEQIKLIKDLSAAAVLLAAITAFICGLIIFLPRIFSFLS from the coding sequence ATGAGCAGCCGTTTTTCCATATCCAGGTTTAGGAAGAGTTTGTGCTATGCATGGGCCGGACTTAAAACAGCTCTACGCTCTGAACAAAATCTGCGTTTTCATTTAATAGCGACGGTTGCAGCAATGATACTGTCGTTTGTCGTATCGCTTTCCCGTGTTGAATTTGCCCTAATTATTATTTGCATTGGATTAGTGCTTGTGGCAGAGCTGGTTAATACAGCCATTGAAAAACTATGTGATAAGATAGCACCTTCTCTGGATGAGCAAATTAAGTTGATAAAAGATTTATCCGCTGCTGCAGTACTATTAGCGGCCATTACAGCTTTTATTTGTGGTCTTATCATCTTCCTGCCCAGAATCTTTTCATTTCTGTCTTAG